GAGCATGAGCGGGCGGCCGGCGCCTGCCATGCCGTCCGTCGGGCCACAGGCGTGGATCACCGTCCGCAGCACGAATTCCCTCGTCGCGCCCGCCTGTGTCAGGGGTACCAGGGCGGACCACAGTTCGGCGGTCGTGTCCGCGCCGCCGGGCCCCACTGGCTCCTGACCGGCGGCGAGCAGCAGGGCGGCCGCCGACTGGGCGAGATCGTTCAGTTCCTGCGCCCATCCACGCACCGGGCCACCCCGCTGCTCGACTCCCCGTGCCGCTGCCGCGAGCGCGTCGACGGCCTCCCGCGGGAAGGTGTCCCCGACGAGGGCGTACGTCCGCACCGCCGTCCAGCGCAACCGGTGGTCGGGGGCCGCGCACCACTCCTCCAGGATCCGCGGCACGTGCGGAGCACCCAGGCGGTGGGCCAGTGCCAGCGCGTTCGCGGCTGCCATGCGGGACCGGAGCCGGGTGTCGACCGCCCAGGGCCGGATGAGCCGCACCATCGTGGACGGCAGATCCGCGTCCACCAGTACGGCGGCACTCGACGCAGCCCGGGTGCGTACGACAGGACGCGGGTCGTCGGCCAGTCGGCGCAACCAGGCGATGAGCGCGGGGCGGGCCGACGGATGGCCGGTCCAGACCTCGCGGAGCAGAGTGATGGCGGTGAGCGGATCCCTGAACTGGATCTTCGTCTGGAGGACTGGCCCCCATTCCGTCTGCTCCGCCTCCTGGTACCGGTCCGCCAGCGCCCGCTCGACGCGCTGGGCGCTGGACGTGCCGAACACCGGGATGCGAGTCGGTTCGCCCGGGCTCTCGATGCGTTGCAGGAGACCGTAAAGGATGTCGCTCATCTCGGCAGTGAGGGGATAGGCCGCCTCGTCGAAGGCAGCGAGCGAGATGAGGAACGCCTTGTCGTGCAGGGTCTGATCCGTGCTGTCGAACCAGGAACGCACCTGGCGTTCGGCCACGTAGTGGCCGAACGTCCCGAGTTCGGCCAGGGACAGCTCTCCTCGGGCGTACGCGGCGATCCGGTCGGCGAAGCGGGCTGTTTCGCCGACCGGCCGCCGGTGGGCAAGCAGGGAGCGCACCTCGGTGAGGCCGAGGAGTTCGTCCACGCTCCGGCCGCCGAGGTGCTTGTCCTCCAGGTGTCCGCGGAGCAGCGTCTCCGGCTCTGCCGGCCTCCAGGGCACAGGCCTCACCACATCACTGTTGACCACGGGATGCGGGCCTACCACGATGACCAGGTGGCTGCCGGTCGTGTGCAGTCGCTCGATGAGCGCCCGCAGGTGGTGTTCCTGCAGGGGGCGGTCCGCGTCGTTGGCGAAGTCGGCGATGATGTGGCCGCACTGCCCGCGGAGTTCCCCGACGAGCCGCCCCGGCGGCAGCTCCGGGTCGAGCGCCCTGTACGCGGGCGCCCTCACCGCGCGCAGCAGCATGAGGGCCGCGGACCTGCGTCCTGTGGTCGCCGCCCCCGAGAGCACCGTGACACGGTGCTCCTCCAAGGCGGTGAGGGCGAGCGCGAAGGGACTTCCGGGCTCCCAGGGGCCGAGCGTCCCTGAGGCGTCCGCTCCCGCGTCCTCGTTGCCGGAGCCGGGCGGTGCCGGCGTGGTGGAGTCGGATGACGCGCTCGCGGCGCGCGGGGGGTAGACGAAGTGCCGGGCCAGGGCTTCGACTTCCGCGGCAGGGATCCGGCCGGACCGCTCCTCCGTGTCGCCCCCGAGGTGGTATTCGACCTTACTGCCTCCGAGGATCACGTCACCGGTGACCTGGCCGCCGCTGACCCCGTGCTGGTCTCCCCCGACGAGTGAGCCGCCCAGGCGGGCCGAGCGGCCGAGCATGATGCCGGGACTGTGCCGGTACAGGCCTCGGCGGGAGTCCCAGGCGTGTTCCTCCTCCTCGGCGTCCGCATGTTCGCCTGCGACGTCGGCCGTGGACTCGTCTAAGGAGTCGTCGTGAGCCCTCGGCACCTGGTCCGCCCAGGTGTTTCCAGCGGCGCCGTCCGGCAGGGGGCCGCTCTCCCCCTGACCAGGCATGCTTTCGCCTGGCATGTTCACCGTCGGCCTCCGTCGTCGGTCGTGCCCTCGTCGGCGGCGGAGGCGGGAAGCGGGACGGACCCGGTGGCCGAGCCGCCGAGGACGACCCCGCCGGACACCTGGCCGCCGCTGACCCCGTGCTGGTCGCCCCCGACGAGTGATCCGTGGACCACCGGGCTGCCATGGAAATGGAAGACCGCGCCACCACCTCGGCGTTCCTGTGCCGGTGGCCGGGCGGTGGCAAGCTCCGCCGGACCCTCGGGATCCCGGGTCCCGGCAGGCTCCCCGCCGCCGGATGGCGCCGTCCCGTCGCTGGACGCGGACGGGCGTCCTTCGGTCGCCCGCGTGTCCGCGGTGCAGCCGTTGTGCAGCCAGGCAGAGAGCGTTCCGTCCTTTACCGCCACCTCCGAACGCCGGAACAGCTCGGGGCGTACGCCTTGGTGACCGTGCCTGACGATTCCCTCGTACACCGGCGCGCTCACCGCCAGGACGCAGCCCTCGGCCTCCCGCCGGGCAAGTGTGTCCCGCAGGGTGTCGGAATCGAGCAGCCGGAACGCCTGGTTGAGGTCGTGGCCGACGAGTCCTCCGGTGGTCCCTCCCTGGGGGTCGTGTGCGACCTCACCCGACGCGAGCACGATACGCAGCCGCATCTGCGCGCTGCCCGAGGCGAGCCGGTTGTAGTCGTGGACGAGTTCGGGCGTCACCCCGAGAAGTGACCGCAGGACTGCGGTCTTTGCCACATCTCCGCTGATGAGCACGATCAGACCGTCACCGCGGTCCTCTCGGTACTGCTGGGTCGCCTCGACACCGGCGGCCACGAGCGTACGGTCCACGACAGCGTTGAGGGTGCGCCGGAGTGCCACCTGCACCACGTCGTCGCGGCGGCTGAACCTCTCGATGTCGAGGAGCAGGATGGTCCGGTTGACAGGCTCGCGCATGGGTGCCTTCCGCAGAGGACGGGGCCCGGGGCGGGCCGTGTGGATACCGAGAAGGTGTCATTGGTGAGGTGCCGGGGGCGACGGAATCCTGCACACCGCGAATGTGACCGCGTACACACAGCGGGACCTCGCCAGGTGGCCGGGGCCGCGTGCCGAGGGCCTGCGTCATCCCGTCCCGGCACGCGCCATCTGCCGCAGTACGTCCGGACGTACCACCACCAGTCCGCGGCGGCCGGTTCGCACGACGCCCCGGTCCCTCAGCTGCTTCAGAAGCCGGGCGACCGCCTCCCTGGACGCGCCCACCGAACCCGCCAGCTCGCTCTGGGTGAGCCCTGCCGTCAGCTGTACCCCGCCCCCCGCCTCCTCGCCGTGCGTGCGCATCAGCTCCAACAACAGCAGGGCCAGCCGCTCCTGCACGTTGAGGGAGGCGAACTGCACCCGTCGGCGGTCGCTGTCGCGAGTCCGGTCCGCGGTCAGTTCCAGCAGCTTCCGGGAGATGTCAGGGTGCTCGTCCAGAAGCCTGTTGAACCGTCCCGAGTCGACCGCCAGCGCCTCGACCCGGCTCAGGGCCGACACGGTGGCCCCTCGGCGGCGCCCACTGAGCGCGGCCTGCTCACCGATGATGTCCCCCGGGCCTCGTAACGCCAGCAGGGCTTCGTAGCCGTTGGGCGCGGCCGAGGTGACTTTCGTCCATCCGGTGAGGACGATCAGCACGTGTGTCGTGGGCTCATGCTCCCGAAGCAACACCTGACGCACGGGGAAAGCGAGGGGAGTGCCGTTGGCGAAGAGCGCTTCACGGTCCTCTGCCTCCAGCCGGACCACGAAGGGGACCTGGTCCTCGAACTGCATCAGCCGCTTCTCCTCGCAGAACCCTTCACGCTGCGTCACCCGCGCGTGACGATGCGGCAGGCTAGCGCATCCGGCGCTCTCATGCCGAAAGACCGGGTCAGCACATCGATAGGGCGCCGGTCGCCCCCACGACGGCGGCATTCACCGGCCGGTGTCCGGGGGCGGAACGGCCCCGCTGGTGCGGCGGGCGGATTCCGGCGCCCGGGTCGGCCCCGCGAACCGCCCGCCCGTGGGCGGGACGGGCCGACGGACAGGCGGGACAGACGGAACGGCCGGTCGAGCACCGCACAGGAACGGCTGAGCAGGCGCGCCGGCCGGGCCGGCCGCGGCAGACCCGTGGAAGTCCGGACACATCGCGTTTTCCGGCACGTGACGCAGGCCATCGTCTGGGCACGCGATCTCTGGGAATGTCTCCGGTACGGTGACGAACGCTCCGGCCCGGGAACGGGCCCGGGGTTTCGGAGCACCTCACCACCGATCTGTGACCGCCGGGACGCCGGTCCGCGCGTCCGCGCGCCGTCGCCCGCCTTGGGACCGTACGCCCGTGACACGACTGGGGAGTCTGATGTTCGAGAAGGTATTGGTGGCCAACCGCGGGGAGATCGCGATCCGCGCGTTCCGCGCGGCGTTCGAGCTCGGGATCTCGACGGTGGCCGTGTACCCGCACGAGGACCGCAACTCCCTGCACCGGGCCAAGGCCGACGAGGCGTACCGGATCGGGGAGCCGGGGCATCCCGTGCGGGCGTACCTCTCGGTGGACGAGGTCGTCCGGGCCGCCCGGGAGGCGGGGGCCGACGCGATCTACCCGGGGTACGGCTTCCTGTCGGAGAACCCCGACCTCGCCGCCGCCTGCGCGGACGCCGGGATCACCTTCGTGGGGCCTCCGGCGCCGGTGCTGAACCTGACGGGGAACAAGTCCCGGGCGGTCGCGGCGGCCCGGGAGGCCGGTGTGCCGGTGCTGAAGTCGTCCGAGCCGTCCGAGGACGTCGACACACTGGTCGCCGCCAGTGAGGACATCGGCTTCCCGGTCTTCGTGAAGGCGGTCGCGGGTGGTGGCGGGCGCGGGATGCGCCGGGTCGCGGAGCCCGGTGAGCTGCGCGAGTCGATCGACGCGGCGATGCGCGAGGCCCGTTCGGCGTTCGGTGACGCGACGGTCTTCCTGGAGCAGGCGGTGATCGACCCCCGCCACATCGAGGTGCAGATCCTCGCGGACGCCGAGGGCAACGTCGTGCATCTCTTCGAGCGGGACTGCTCGGTGCAGCGCCGCCACCAGAAGGTGGTGGAGATCGCGCCCGCGCCGAACCTCGATCCGGCGCTGCGGGAGCGGATCTGCGCGGACGCCGTCGCCTTCGCCCGCCATATCGGCTATGTGAACGCGGGCACCGTCGAGTTCCTCGTGGACGGGCGCGGCAACCACGTCTTCATCGAGATGAATCCGCGCATCCAGGTCGAGCACACCGTGACCGAGCAGGTGACCGGGCGCGACCTCGTCATCGCGCAGCTGCGGATCGCCGCCGGCATGACCCTGCCCGAACTGCGGCTGACCCAGGACGACATCACCCTCACCGGTACCGCCCTGCAGTGCCGCATCACCACGGAGGACCCGGCCAACGGGTTCCGGCCGGACACCGGCACCATCTCCGCCTACCGTTCGCCCGGCGGGCCCGGCGTCCGGCTGGACGGCGGCACCGTGCACACCGGTGCCGAGGTCTCCGCGCACTTCGACTCGATGCTGGTGAAGCTCACCTGCCACGGGCACGACTTCGCGAACGCGGCCCGCCGCGCGCGCCGGGCCATCGCGGAGTTCCGGATCCGCGGGGTGGCCACCAACCTTCCGTTCCTCGGTGCGGTGCTGGACCAGCCCGACTTCCGGGCGGGGCACATCACCACCGGGTTCATCGACGCGCACCCGGAGCTGATCCGGGCCCGCCCGTCGGCGGACCGCGGCAGCCGCATGCTGCACTACCTCGCCGAGACGACGGTCAACCGCCCCTACGGGACCCGCCCGTCCGTCATCGAGCCGGCCGCCAAGCTGCCCCCGCTCCCGTCCGGGATCCCGCGGGCCGGGTCGCGCCAGCGCCTCGCCGCCCTCGGCCCCGAGGCGTTCGCCGCCGAACTGCGCGCCCAGCCGGCGGTGGCGGTCACCGACACGACCTTCCGCGACGCCCACCAGTCCCTGCTGGCGACCCGGGTCAGGACCCGGGACCTGCTGGCCGTCGCCCCGCACGTCGCCCGCACCGTCCCCGAGCTGCTCAGCCTGGAGTGCTGGGGAGGCGCGACGTACGACGTGGCGCTGCGTTTCCTGGCCGAGGACCCGTGGGAGCGGCTGGCGAAGCTCCGGGAAGCGGTACCCAACATCTGTACGCAGATGCTGCTGCGCGGCCGGAACACGGTCGGGTACACGCCCTACCCCACCGAGGTCACCGAGGCGTTCGTCGCCGAGGCCGCCTCCACCGGGATGGACATCTTCCGGATCTTCGACGCCCTCAACGACGTGTCCCAGATGCGCCCGGCGATCGACGCCGTGCGCGCCACCGGCACCGCCCTCGCCGAGGTCGCGCTCTGCTACACCGCGGACCTGTCCGACCCCGGTGAGACCCTGTACACCCTCGACTACTACCTGCGTCTCGCCGAGCAGATCGTGGAGGCGGGCGCCCATGTGCTCGCCATCAAGGACATGGCCGGGCTGCTGCGCCCGCCGGCCGCCCGCACCCTGGTGACCGCGCTGCGCGAACGGTTCGACCTCCCGGTCCACCTGCACACCCACGACACCGCGGGCGGTCAGCTCGCCACACTGGTCGCCGCGATCGACGCGGGGGTCGACGCGGTCGACGCGGCGGTCGCCTCCATGGCCGGCACCACCAGCCAGCCCCCGCTGTCGGCGCTGGTCGCCGCGACCGACCACACCGAGCGCGCCACGGGTCTCTCCCTCCAGGCGGTCGGCGACCTGGAGCCGTACTGGGAGGCGACGCGCAAGGTCTACGCCCCCTTCGAGTCCGGACTCGCCTCCCCCACCGGCCGGATCTACCACCACGAGATCCCCGGCGGGCAGTTGTCCAACCTGCGCCAGCAGGCCATCGCCCTCGGTCTGGGCGACCGCTTCGAACTGATCGAGGACTGCTACGCGGCGGCCGACCGCATGCTCGGCCGGCTGGTGAAGGTGACGCCGTCCTCGAAGGTGGTCGGCGACCTCGCCCTGCATCTGGTGGGCGCGGGTGTCGAGGCGGCGGACTTCGAGTCGGACCCGGGCAAGTTCGACGTACCGGACTCCGTGATCGGCTTCCTCCGGGGCGAGCTGGGCGATCCGCCGGGCGGCTGGCCAGAGCCGTTCCGTACCCGTGCGCTGCACGGCCGCCCGGACAAGGCGCGGACGCCGCACCTGTCGGACGAGGACCGCGAGGCCCTGCGGACGGCACCGCGCGCGACGCTGAACCGGCTCCTCTTCCCGGGCCCGACCAAGGAGTTCGAGGCCCACCGTGAGACGTACGGGGACACGTCGGTGCTGCCGACCCAGGACTTCCTGTACGGGCTGGAGACCGAGACCGAACACACCGTCACCCTCGAACCGGGGGTGACCCTGCTGATCGAGCTGGAGGCCGTCTCCGAGGCCGACGAGCGCGGTTTCCGCAGCGTACTGGCCACTCTCAACGGGCAGTTGAGGCCGGTCTCGGTGCGGGACCGGTCCGTGGCCACCGAGGTCAAGGCCGCCGAGAAGGCCGACCGCTCCCGGCCCGGCCATGTCGCGGCGCCGTTCGCCGGGGTGGTCACGCTCCAGGTTGAGGAGGGCGCTCCGGTGGCGGCGGGCGAGACGGTCGCCACGATCGAGGCGATGAAGATGGAGGCGTCGATCACCGCGCAGACGGCGGGCACCGTACGGCGTCTCGCGATCGGCGGTGTCCAGCAGGTGGAGGCGGGGGATCTGCTGATCGAGATCGGCTGACCGCACCCAGGCCCGCCGCGTCTCCCCCGCCGTTCCCCCGGTGTCAGCGGCCCGTGTGATGATGCGCAGCACACATGTCCGCCCGGGGCGAGGTCCGGGCGCGGCCCCGGGCCTGGCCGGGGCGGGTGAGAAGGGGCGGGGGCACAGCCGTGGGCAAGGAGAGTTCGTCGATACCGGACGAGGAGTGGGAACGCTTCCTGCGGGATGCCGGAGCGGGCGCGGCCGAGGCTCCCCAGGAGCCCTCGGCGCGGGCCCGGATGGTGACGCGGCGGCTGCGCGAGGAGCCGGAACCGCCGCGTGGCTGGCGGATCCACGAGCCGCCCCGGCAAAGGCGGGGCAAGGGCCGGTACGCCGTCGGCCTGGTGGCGGTCGTGGTCTGCCTGTTGGCCGTGGTGCTGGCTCCGGGGCCGGTGGCCGGATGGTTCGGCGGTGAGGACGACACCGGTTCGTCGTCCGCCGCCGTGCGGGAGGGGCCCGGCGGGTCCGCGGCCGGAGGCTCCCAGGACGCGGTACCGACGGTCGAGGAGCCGTTCAGGGGGTCGCCGGCGGCCGGCTGGGAGGACGGAAGGGCCGGTATCGGCCTGCCCGAGGCGCGTGCGACCGGCTGGATGGACAAGGGGCAGGTCGCCGACGCCCTCGACCGGACCCTGGACTTCCTGGCCGCCTCCAGCCTGGACGCCGGGGTGCTGGCCGGGCAGCGGCCGGACGGGGCGATCGCGCTGGTCAACCCGCA
This DNA window, taken from Streptomyces nitrosporeus, encodes the following:
- a CDS encoding Crp/Fnr family transcriptional regulator, which gives rise to MQFEDQVPFVVRLEAEDREALFANGTPLAFPVRQVLLREHEPTTHVLIVLTGWTKVTSAAPNGYEALLALRGPGDIIGEQAALSGRRRGATVSALSRVEALAVDSGRFNRLLDEHPDISRKLLELTADRTRDSDRRRVQFASLNVQERLALLLLELMRTHGEEAGGGVQLTAGLTQSELAGSVGASREAVARLLKQLRDRGVVRTGRRGLVVVRPDVLRQMARAGTG
- a CDS encoding pyruvate carboxylase is translated as MFEKVLVANRGEIAIRAFRAAFELGISTVAVYPHEDRNSLHRAKADEAYRIGEPGHPVRAYLSVDEVVRAAREAGADAIYPGYGFLSENPDLAAACADAGITFVGPPAPVLNLTGNKSRAVAAAREAGVPVLKSSEPSEDVDTLVAASEDIGFPVFVKAVAGGGGRGMRRVAEPGELRESIDAAMREARSAFGDATVFLEQAVIDPRHIEVQILADAEGNVVHLFERDCSVQRRHQKVVEIAPAPNLDPALRERICADAVAFARHIGYVNAGTVEFLVDGRGNHVFIEMNPRIQVEHTVTEQVTGRDLVIAQLRIAAGMTLPELRLTQDDITLTGTALQCRITTEDPANGFRPDTGTISAYRSPGGPGVRLDGGTVHTGAEVSAHFDSMLVKLTCHGHDFANAARRARRAIAEFRIRGVATNLPFLGAVLDQPDFRAGHITTGFIDAHPELIRARPSADRGSRMLHYLAETTVNRPYGTRPSVIEPAAKLPPLPSGIPRAGSRQRLAALGPEAFAAELRAQPAVAVTDTTFRDAHQSLLATRVRTRDLLAVAPHVARTVPELLSLECWGGATYDVALRFLAEDPWERLAKLREAVPNICTQMLLRGRNTVGYTPYPTEVTEAFVAEAASTGMDIFRIFDALNDVSQMRPAIDAVRATGTALAEVALCYTADLSDPGETLYTLDYYLRLAEQIVEAGAHVLAIKDMAGLLRPPAARTLVTALRERFDLPVHLHTHDTAGGQLATLVAAIDAGVDAVDAAVASMAGTTSQPPLSALVAATDHTERATGLSLQAVGDLEPYWEATRKVYAPFESGLASPTGRIYHHEIPGGQLSNLRQQAIALGLGDRFELIEDCYAAADRMLGRLVKVTPSSKVVGDLALHLVGAGVEAADFESDPGKFDVPDSVIGFLRGELGDPPGGWPEPFRTRALHGRPDKARTPHLSDEDREALRTAPRATLNRLLFPGPTKEFEAHRETYGDTSVLPTQDFLYGLETETEHTVTLEPGVTLLIELEAVSEADERGFRSVLATLNGQLRPVSVRDRSVATEVKAAEKADRSRPGHVAAPFAGVVTLQVEEGAPVAAGETVATIEAMKMEASITAQTAGTVRRLAIGGVQQVEAGDLLIEIG